A region of Flavobacterium album DNA encodes the following proteins:
- a CDS encoding PaaI family thioesterase — protein sequence MNTKAAEFLRQHIGREVSDSPSPFMSWLKPVMAAVEQDSLTFEYAIRKEMTNPFGTLHGGVTAAMIDDAIGATLICYGEAFFHMSINLAVDYFAPAREGDVIIAKTKVLKRGSQIVNAECEVWNKERTKLLAKGYTNLLKTPIKK from the coding sequence ATGAATACAAAAGCAGCAGAATTTTTAAGGCAGCATATAGGCAGGGAGGTGTCAGATTCGCCATCACCATTCATGAGCTGGCTAAAGCCGGTTATGGCCGCGGTAGAGCAGGACAGCCTGACATTTGAATATGCCATCCGTAAGGAAATGACAAATCCGTTCGGAACGCTCCACGGCGGTGTGACGGCAGCGATGATAGACGATGCTATTGGCGCTACGCTGATATGCTATGGCGAAGCGTTCTTCCATATGTCGATAAACCTGGCGGTGGATTATTTTGCGCCGGCGCGCGAAGGCGATGTTATTATTGCTAAAACAAAAGTGCTGAAAAGAGGCAGCCAGATCGTGAATGCCGAATGTGAAGTATGGAATAAAGAGCGCACTAAACTTTTGGCAAAAGGCTATACCAATCTGTTGAAAACGCCAATTAAAAAATAA
- a CDS encoding TetR/AcrR family transcriptional regulator produces the protein MTKAEKTRQFIIEKTAPVFNRKGYAGTSLSDITEATGLTKGSIYGNFSNKDEVALAVFDYNFGLMSSIIKKKIDDKPNAIDKLKVYLTLYSQFILFPALEGGCPVLNTAIEADDTHEALRSKAASAIEKWHKTIQNIIKEGQEKGQVRKGAAAKDFALAFIALVEGGIMITKVTGKMEGFKTAMKQAEKMIDKIAK, from the coding sequence ATGACTAAAGCAGAAAAAACAAGGCAGTTCATCATAGAGAAAACAGCACCCGTTTTCAACAGGAAAGGCTATGCCGGTACGTCACTTTCGGACATTACAGAAGCTACCGGGCTTACCAAAGGCAGCATCTATGGAAACTTCAGTAATAAGGATGAAGTGGCCTTGGCGGTTTTCGATTACAATTTTGGGCTGATGTCTTCTATCATCAAAAAGAAAATAGACGATAAGCCCAATGCCATTGATAAGCTCAAAGTATACCTGACTTTATATTCACAATTCATATTGTTCCCCGCACTCGAAGGTGGCTGCCCTGTATTGAATACAGCCATTGAGGCGGATGATACCCACGAAGCACTGCGCAGTAAAGCAGCATCTGCCATAGAAAAATGGCATAAAACAATTCAGAACATTATTAAGGAAGGACAGGAAAAAGGGCAGGTGCGCAAAGGTGCCGCTGCCAAAGATTTTGCCCTGGCTTTTATAGCGTTGGTTGAAGGCGGCATTATGATAACAAAAGTTACGGGCAAGATGGAAGGCTTTAAAACAGCCATGAAACAGGCTGAAAAAATGATAGATAAGATAGCGAAATAA
- the fabF gene encoding beta-ketoacyl-ACP synthase II has protein sequence MKRVAVTGLGAITPLGNSVPEFWANILAGKSGAGPITKFDASKFKTQFACEVKNFDIEQYVDRKEARKYDLFTQYAIAATDEAVKDSGLDFSTMPQKERFGVGVIWASGNGGIGTFEEQLKEFYSGDGTPRFNPFFIPKMIVDIAAGVLSIRYGLHGPNYATVSACASSNTAIISAFDTIRLGKATIMIAGGSEAAITQSSIGGFNASHALSKNNDNSQSASKPFDANRDGFVAGEGAGALILEEWEHAVARGATIYAEIVGGGMAADAYHLTGTPADGLGAALGMQKALSDAGLHPSDIDYINAHATSTPQGDLSELNAIATVFNGIDVPVSATKSMTGHLLGAAGAIESIISILAVKNDIIPPTINTTNLDPQIPAGLSIILDKPVSKKIGYAVNNTFGFGGHTASTIFKKAD, from the coding sequence ATGAAAAGAGTAGCAGTAACAGGCCTGGGTGCGATAACGCCGCTGGGCAATTCGGTGCCGGAATTCTGGGCAAATATCCTTGCCGGGAAAAGCGGTGCAGGGCCGATCACGAAATTCGATGCATCGAAATTCAAGACGCAGTTTGCCTGCGAGGTAAAGAATTTTGACATTGAGCAATATGTCGACCGAAAAGAAGCACGCAAATACGACCTCTTTACCCAATATGCCATTGCCGCAACCGATGAGGCTGTAAAAGATTCCGGATTGGATTTTAGTACGATGCCACAAAAGGAACGTTTTGGGGTTGGCGTCATATGGGCATCCGGCAATGGTGGTATCGGTACCTTTGAGGAACAGTTAAAGGAGTTCTATTCCGGCGATGGTACACCACGCTTCAATCCGTTCTTTATCCCGAAAATGATAGTGGATATTGCGGCGGGTGTGCTTTCTATCCGCTACGGTTTGCACGGGCCTAATTATGCTACCGTCTCGGCCTGTGCCTCTTCCAATACTGCCATAATTTCGGCTTTCGATACCATTCGTTTAGGCAAAGCCACAATCATGATCGCGGGCGGGAGCGAGGCGGCAATAACGCAGTCGTCTATCGGCGGGTTCAATGCATCGCATGCGTTATCTAAAAATAACGACAACTCGCAATCGGCTTCAAAACCTTTTGATGCCAACCGCGATGGCTTTGTAGCAGGGGAAGGTGCGGGTGCGCTGATACTGGAAGAATGGGAACATGCCGTTGCAAGGGGAGCAACAATATATGCAGAGATAGTAGGTGGCGGGATGGCTGCCGATGCCTACCACCTTACCGGTACACCTGCCGATGGGCTTGGTGCAGCCTTAGGTATGCAGAAAGCTTTGTCGGATGCCGGGTTACACCCATCGGACATTGATTATATCAATGCCCATGCTACCTCTACACCGCAGGGCGACTTAAGTGAACTGAATGCCATTGCTACGGTTTTCAACGGGATTGACGTTCCAGTAAGTGCAACAAAATCCATGACCGGCCATTTGCTCGGCGCGGCCGGAGCTATAGAAAGCATCATCAGTATACTGGCGGTGAAGAATGACATTATTCCCCCAACGATAAATACTACCAACCTGGATCCGCAAATACCGGCAGGCCTTTCGATCATCCTGGATAAGCCTGTCAGCAAAAAAATAGGATATGCCGTCAACAACACCTTTGGTTTTGGGGGGCATACCGCGAGTACTATCTTTAAGAAGGCAGATTAA
- a CDS encoding low affinity iron permease family protein: MAKKKSKSGINNFFDKFAAKVTKATGSSSVFAIALLIVIVWGISGPIFDYSETWQLVINTGTTIITFLMVFVIQKSQNKDSLAIQLKLNELVACNELASNRLIDIEDMTEEEMEIIKKYYCKLGELSKKGQNLHESHSLDEAEENNEVKSKSKKIRQDVISKKASPKETANKKPSGK, encoded by the coding sequence ATGGCAAAGAAAAAAAGTAAATCAGGAATAAATAATTTTTTTGATAAGTTCGCTGCAAAAGTCACCAAAGCTACAGGCAGTAGTTCTGTGTTTGCTATAGCGCTGCTGATCGTGATCGTTTGGGGGATAAGCGGCCCTATATTCGATTATTCCGAAACGTGGCAGCTGGTTATCAACACAGGCACAACGATCATTACGTTCCTGATGGTGTTCGTTATCCAGAAATCGCAAAATAAGGATTCGCTGGCCATACAACTGAAGCTGAACGAGCTTGTGGCATGTAATGAGCTTGCCAGCAACCGTCTTATCGACATTGAGGACATGACCGAGGAGGAAATGGAGATCATTAAGAAATATTATTGCAAGCTGGGTGAGCTGAGCAAAAAGGGCCAGAACCTGCACGAGTCGCATTCTCTCGACGAGGCTGAGGAGAACAACGAAGTGAAAAGTAAGTCGAAAAAAATAAGACAGGATGTTATTTCCAAAAAGGCATCGCCTAAGGAAACTGCAAATAAAAAACCTTCAGGCAAATAA
- a CDS encoding HPF/RaiA family ribosome-associated protein, producing MQININTDNHIEGAGRIENYFSEVLHNALKRFEDKITSLEVYLGDENADKTKGADKRCTIEARVNGMNPLAVTNHAESVEFAIKGAADKMKHLLEHTFDKIRTH from the coding sequence ATGCAGATTAACATAAACACCGACAACCACATTGAAGGTGCCGGAAGGATCGAAAACTATTTCTCTGAAGTATTGCACAACGCCCTGAAACGTTTTGAAGACAAGATAACAAGCCTGGAAGTTTACTTGGGCGACGAGAATGCCGATAAAACCAAAGGCGCCGACAAACGCTGCACTATTGAGGCACGTGTAAACGGGATGAACCCACTGGCGGTAACCAACCACGCCGAATCGGTAGAGTTTGCCATAAAAGGCGCTGCTGATAAAATGAAGCACCTTTTGGAGCACACTTTTGATAAAATACGCACACACTAA